A part of Haloarchaeobius sp. HME9146 genomic DNA contains:
- a CDS encoding DUF6149 family protein encodes MKIRQNVKHFAFKTALTAPVISDVANEKLVDMHTKIFLKKSDEEHREERREHLDDFFDATMDTYVAALDYMPEAEAREITHIQANFDFFNHGWTEMMEFPTDELDQHYDRYQQFFEDYNITIDDPLGDFHPADGVADAPSTPEKLDDPVHPYAEGGFADDVYVETADGELVVGGQEEPEDVDIADAPGMADAVEDEE; translated from the coding sequence ATGAAGATACGCCAGAACGTCAAGCACTTCGCGTTCAAGACGGCGCTGACCGCGCCGGTCATCAGCGACGTGGCGAACGAGAAACTCGTCGACATGCACACGAAGATATTCCTCAAGAAGTCCGACGAGGAACACCGCGAGGAGCGCCGCGAGCACCTCGACGACTTCTTCGACGCGACGATGGACACCTACGTCGCCGCGCTCGACTACATGCCCGAGGCCGAGGCGCGCGAGATAACGCACATCCAGGCGAACTTCGACTTCTTCAACCACGGCTGGACCGAGATGATGGAGTTCCCGACCGACGAACTCGACCAACACTACGACCGCTACCAGCAGTTCTTCGAGGACTACAACATCACCATCGACGACCCACTCGGTGACTTTCACCCGGCCGACGGTGTCGCCGACGCGCCATCGACGCCGGAGAAGCTGGACGACCCGGTCCACCCGTACGCCGAGGGTGGCTTCGCCGACGACGTGTACGTCGAGACCGCCGACGGCGAGCTCGTCGTCGGTGGGCAAGAGGAGCCCGAGGACGTGGACATCGCGGATGCCCCAGGGATGGCGGACGCCGTCGAAGACGAGGAGTGA
- a CDS encoding NAD(P)/FAD-dependent oxidoreductase, which yields MSESYVIIGDGIAGGSAAKTLREESPDADIAVLTDEGEPLYNRILIKEYAKGKIPMEDPLFLHDEEWYEERDIDLELNTHVTHIDTDAHVVRTHEGDDYEYDKLLVATGGTPTQLPVDNSDAEGVHHFWTFQDARGIADHSSESATGIVVGAGLLGIDFAAVCGARGIDAKYLMRGDCWWRYALSEDGGEIIHEALRDMGVEPVFQSGVDHFVTDDDGVVTGAVDPNGVEYEGDFVGVAIGLNFNTEFLRGSGIETDNGIVVDEYMATNVEDVYAAGDITKFYDVILEEHAQNGSWDSAKKQGAVAAKNMANGHEAEEFRHVSSYSISHFKDLPFVSFGHPTLGDDDAERKYSDTEWRRLTFKNGKLIGGVLIGDLKLQSTFKRIIREERDLSGQEEVLLEEDFDPEMLDAPAQEQ from the coding sequence ATGAGTGAGTCGTACGTCATCATCGGCGACGGAATCGCCGGTGGCTCCGCGGCCAAAACACTTCGGGAGGAGTCGCCCGACGCTGACATCGCCGTCCTGACGGACGAGGGCGAACCACTGTATAATCGTATTCTCATCAAAGAGTACGCGAAAGGCAAGATCCCGATGGAGGACCCCCTGTTCCTCCACGACGAAGAATGGTACGAGGAGCGTGACATCGACCTCGAACTGAACACGCACGTCACCCACATCGACACCGACGCGCACGTCGTCCGCACCCACGAGGGCGACGACTACGAGTACGACAAGCTGCTGGTCGCGACCGGTGGGACCCCGACCCAGCTGCCCGTCGACAACTCCGACGCCGAGGGCGTCCACCACTTCTGGACGTTCCAGGACGCACGCGGTATCGCGGACCACTCCTCCGAGTCCGCGACCGGTATCGTCGTCGGTGCGGGCCTGCTCGGCATCGACTTCGCCGCGGTGTGCGGTGCCCGCGGCATCGACGCCAAGTACCTCATGCGCGGTGACTGCTGGTGGCGCTACGCCCTCAGCGAGGACGGCGGGGAGATCATCCACGAGGCCCTGCGCGACATGGGCGTCGAGCCGGTGTTCCAGTCCGGTGTCGACCACTTCGTCACCGACGACGACGGCGTCGTCACGGGCGCGGTCGACCCCAACGGCGTCGAGTACGAGGGCGACTTCGTCGGCGTCGCCATCGGCCTGAACTTCAACACGGAGTTCCTCCGCGGCTCCGGCATCGAGACGGACAACGGCATCGTCGTCGACGAGTACATGGCGACCAACGTCGAGGACGTGTACGCGGCCGGTGACATCACCAAGTTCTACGACGTCATCCTCGAGGAGCACGCCCAGAACGGCTCCTGGGACTCCGCGAAGAAGCAGGGTGCCGTCGCCGCCAAGAACATGGCCAACGGCCACGAGGCAGAGGAGTTCCGTCACGTCTCCTCGTACTCCATCTCGCACTTCAAGGACCTCCCGTTCGTCTCCTTCGGCCACCCGACCCTGGGCGACGACGACGCCGAGCGCAAGTACTCCGACACCGAGTGGCGGCGTCTCACCTTCAAGAACGGCAAGCTCATCGGTGGCGTCCTCATCGGCGACCTCAAGCTCCAGTCGACGTTCAAGCGCATCATCCGCGAGGAGCGCGACCTGAGCGGCCAGGAGGAGGTCCTGCTCGAGGAGGACTTCGACCCCGAGATGCTCGACGCGCCGGCCCAGGAGCAGTAA